In a genomic window of Brassica rapa cultivar Chiifu-401-42 chromosome A10, CAAS_Brap_v3.01, whole genome shotgun sequence:
- the LOC103845486 gene encoding E3 ubiquitin-protein ligase WAV3 yields MGSKWRKAKLALGLNLCLYVPKTLDESSSLSRRSNDAVSLSPVTVPRPTTPTPSSSGLRLPRSISISSSKKTCAICLTAMKAGQGHAIFTAECSHSFHFHCITTNVQHGNQFCPVCRAKWNEVPLQIPNAKSKPIVRPRDDAWMTIPPRRSSQNQPSPRPERLRPVSMIFNNEPAVFNDDEALEPQHHNPAESTKPGGVSGKLEVKTYPEISEVVRSVSFKDFSVLINLKAPPVSSSSSSSRAPVDLVTVLDVSGSMAGTKLALLKRAMGFVIQNLGPFDRLSVISFSSTSRRSFPLRLMTETGKQEALQAVNSLVSNGGTNIAEGLMKGAKVLIDRRFKNSVSSIVLLSDGQDTYTMTSPTGSNTKGTDYKTLLPKEVNRIPVHAFGFGADHDASLMHSVAENSGGTFSFIESETVIQDAFAQCIGGLLSVMVQELRVKIECVHPMLKIGSVKAGSYRFDSRTGSIEVGDLYAEEERNFLVNLDVPVVDGVLDTMSLLKVGCVYREPVTKETVDLSNSGEVKILRPVLEGRPVVSVEVDRQKIRLRAAEAISEARVLAERGDLTGAVSVLETCREVLSETVSGRAGDALCVSLCAELKETQERMASRQVYESSGRAYVLAGLSSHSWQRATARGDMSDTTTMSYQTQSMVDMVNLSQTMTFGCPRASSNANSSSNPNPSPSARRKLRQALTFPARPRAR; encoded by the exons ATGGGAAGCAAATGGCGAAAAGCAAAGCTAGCTTTGGGTCTAAACTTGTGCCTTTACGTTCCTAAAACGCTCGATGAGTCTTCTTCTCTCTCGAGAAGATCCAACGACGCCGTTTCGCTTTCTCCGGTAACGGTTCCAAGGCCCACGACGCCTACTCCGTCCTCCTCTGGGCTCCGATTGCCTAGGTCCATTAGCATATCCTCTTCaaag AAAACATGTGCTATATGCTTGACGGCGATGAAAGCAGGACAAGGCCACGCAATCTTCACAGCGGAATGCTCTCATTCCTTTCATTTCCACTGCATCACCACCAACGTTCAACACGGCAACCAGTTTTGCCCCGTTTGTCGCGCGAAATGGAACGAGGTCCCTCTTCAGATCCCTAACGCTAAGTCTAAACCGATAGTTAGACCAAGAGACGATGCATGGATGACAATACCACCGCGCAGGTCGTCTCAGAACCAACCTTCTCCGCGTCCTGAACGTCTAAGACCCGTCTCCATGATCTTTAACAACGAGCCTGCTGTTTTTAACGACGACGAGGCTCTGGAACCTCAACACCACAATCCTGCTGAATCAACCAAACCTGGTGGTGTCTCTGGGAAGCTGGAAGTTAAAACGTATCCAGAGATCTCTGAAGTTGTGAGATCGGTTTCGTTTAAGGACTTCTCTGTACTGATCAACCTAAAAGCTCCTCCTGTTtcatcctcctcttcttcttcccgAGCTCCTGTTGATCTAGTCACGGTTCTTGATGTAAGCGGAAGCATGGCGGGAACGAAACTAGCTTTACTGAAACGAGCAATGGGGTTTGTGATACAGAATCTTGGCCCGTTCGACCGTCTCTCAGTCATCTCCTTCTCCTCAACATCACGCCGTAGCTTCCCTCTCCGTCTCATGACGGAGACAGGTAAGCAAGAGGCGTTACAAGCTGTTAACTCTTTAGTCTCAAACGGTGGGACTAACATAGCAGAGGGGTTAATGAAAGGCGCAAAGGTTTTGATCGACCGTAGATTCAAGAACTCTGTATCCAGCATCGTCCTCTTATCCGACGGTCAAGATACATACACCATGACTAGTCCCACTGGCTCTAACACCAAAGGAACCGATTACAAAACGCTTCTTCCTAAAGAAGTAAACCGGATCCCGGTTCACGCGTTCGGGTTCGGCGCTGACCACGACGCTTCCTTGATGCATTCCGTTGCTGAAAACTCGGGAGGGACGTTTTCTTTCATAGAGTCCGAGACGGTTATACAAGACGCGTTTGCGCAGTGTATCGGTGGTCTTCTCAGCGTTATGGTTCAAGAGCTGCGCGTTAAGATTGAGTGTGTTCATCCTATGTTGAAGATTGGTTCGGTTAAAGCTGGAAGCTACCGGTTCGATTCGAGAACCGGTTCGATCGAAGTCGGTGATCTTTATGCAGAGGAGGAGAGGAACTTCTTGGTGAATCTTGATGTTCCCGTTGTGGATGGGGTTTTGGATACAATGTCGTTGCTCAAGGTTGGATGCGTTTACAGAGAGCCCGTGACGAAAGAGACGGTTGATTTGAGTAATTCCGGCGAAGTGAAGATTCTCAGACCGGTGTTGGAAGGAAGACCTGTGGTGTCTGTTGAAGTTGATAGGCAAAAAATTAGGTTGCGTGCGGCGGAAGCAATCTCCGAAGCTAGGGTTTTAGCTGAACGGGGGGATTTAACCGGAGCTGTTTCGGTTTTAGAGACTTGTCGTGAGGTTTTGTCGGAGACTGTGTCGGGAAGAGCGGGAGATGCGTTGTGTGTGTCGCTGTGTGCAGAGCTGAAGGAGACGCAGGAGAGGATGGCGAGCCGACAAGTGTACGAGAGTTCGGGGAGGGCTTACGTTCTCGCGGGGCTTAGCTCGCACTCGTGGCAGAGAGCCACGGCGAGAGGTGACATGAGTGATACTACGACGATGAGTTACCAGACGCAGTCGATGGTGGATATGGTGAATCTTTCTCAGACCATGACGTTTGGATGCCCTAGGGCTAGTTCTAATGCGAACTCGAGCTCGAATCCTAATCCAAGCCCCTCGGCTCGGAGGAAGCTCCGGCAAGCTCTCACTTTTCCGGCGAGGCCGAGAGCTAGGTGA
- the LOC103845483 gene encoding uncharacterized protein LOC103845483 produces the protein MYTKINKVLDSEKMGFIRPPAVRKDGDYIESIFGDYSAGKTKPSRKLNSTKFVTVLTLLQFVFAVYATGLLYYMSPSIDLRAKPDFTWATKWAHNMRSYIVTPHVVSHIQDSASMLKSSEENIPAVFSPAEVCEYEKIDFSQKKSNDEKMIKMKRELYDDVLDFQKKNLGSESLEELMKMKSKWALNGPNKPKVTVILNHFKRKTLCAQLDSLLHQTLPFHHVWVLAFGSPNEPSLRRIAGSYNDSRISFISSNYDFKYYGRFQIALQTEADLVYILDDDMIPGKKMLQMLAHVAGTEKYENSVLGSIGRILPFRQKDFTFPSYRKFRSKEAGLYLPDPAYDITLDRILQVDFLSSSWFLSAELVKALFIEKPFTFATGEDLHLSYQLQKYRNAGSFVLPVDPNDKETWGDSEHRLAYVSETTVIFKNIVEVRDNQWWKALSTGYITQWAAMYPQKIDALFYAHSVDEVKALGPLLEKFRTTVGKKAYIAVSGGKFCACEDAASALNWPKVVCNERRFKIFDLEVGAILGVSNSEVPVLQAVYSSMKGLIKIHNPSVVITVADADPNVKKALKMATETNLNGTALVLLPRASISKVLWMADLRSTALPNWNKMRVSVNIITQNRAQSLLRLLRSLSNAYYLGDEIPISFNMDSKVDEETIKVVTTFDWPHGPKTLRRRIIQGGLIRAVSESWYPASDDDFGLLLEDDIEVSPYYYLWIKYSLLAYHYDPQISFPELASISLYTPKIVEVVKERPKWNPTDFFKQIHPHTPYLHQLPCSWGAVFFPKQWREFYVYMNMRFTENAKANPVQIPKSRTNGWQASWKKFLIDMMYLRGYVSLYPNFPNQQSFSTNHMEPGAHIAAKDNVVKHNKTDFEVPLLMDDFRNFLPNQKLPPASKLPSLNLFNMPVSLKGLKAAGAKLGQDVLRCNNISEIVAVNHQTGLPARCMKF, from the exons ATGTACACAAAG ATTAATAAGGTTTTGGATTCTGAGAAAATGGGTTTTATCCGGCCACCGGCGGTGAGAAAGGACGGTGACTATATAGAGAGCATCTTTGGAGACTATTCCGCCGGCAAAACAAAACCAAGTCGGAAGCTCAACTCCACCAAGTTCGTGACGGTGCTGACGCTTCTTCAGTTCGTATTTGCCGTCTACGCCACTGGACTTCTCTACTACATGAGTCCTTCTATTGACTTGCGGGCCAAACCGGACTTCACTTGGGCCACCAAATGGGCCCATAACATGCGTAGTTACATTGTTACCCCTCATGTCGTCAGCCATATACAAGACTCTGCCTCTATGCTAAAATCATCAGAGGAGAATATTCCGGCGGTGTTCTCTCCGGCGGAGGTTTGCGAGTACGAAAAGATCGACTTCTCGCAGAAGAAATCAAACGACGAGAAGATGATCAAGATGAAAAGAGAGCTATACGACGACGTTTTGGACTTCCAGAAGAAGAATCTCGGTTCCGAGAGTTTAGAAGAGctgatgaagatgaagtctaAATGGGCCTTAAACGGGCCCAACAAACCCAAAGTAACAGTGATCCTAAACCATTTCAAACGAAAAACGCTTTGCGCTCAGCTCGATTCTCTCCTCCACCAAACGCTGCCGTTTCACCATGTCTGGGTCCTCGCCTTCGGGAGCCCCAACGAACCCTCTCTCCGGCGAATCGCCGGGAGCTACAACGACTCTCGGATCAGCTTCATCAGCTCAAACTACGACTTCAAATACTACGGGAGATTCCAGATCGCGCTCCAAACGGAGGCGGATCTCGTCTACATCCTCGACGACGACATGATTCCGGGGAAGAAGATGCTTCAGATGCTCGCGCACGTCGCGGGGACGGAGAAGTACGAGAACTCTGTTCTCGGAAGCATCGGACGGATTCTTCCTTTCCGGCAGAAGGATTTCACGTTCCCGAGCTACAGGAAGTTCCGATCAAAGGAGGCGGGGCTTTACTTGCCTGATCCGGCGTACGACATCACTCTGGATCGGATCCTCCAGGTTGATTTCTTGTCTAGCTCGTGGTTCTTGTCAGCTGAGCTCGTTAAAGCGTTGTTCATCGAGAAGCCGTTCACGTTCGCTACTGGCGAAGATCTTCACCTGAG CTACCAGCTTCAGAAGTATAGAAACGCAGGTTCTTTTGTGCTTCCTGTGGATCCAAATGACAAAGAGACGTGGGGAGATAGTGAACATAGACTCGCTTACGTCTCTGAGACCACAGTTATCTTCAAAAACATTGTGGAAGTCAGAGACAACCAATGGTGGAAAGCGCTTTCGACTGGTTACATAACCCAATGGGCTGCAATGTATCCTCAGAAGATCGACGCTCTGTTCTACGCGCATTCGGTCGATGAAGTCAAAGCCCTTGGTCCTTTGCTTGAGAAGTTCAGAACTACCGTTGGTAAAAAGGCTTACATCGCGGTTTCAGGAGGGAAGTTTTGTGCGTGCGAGGATGCTGCATCGGCTTTGAACTGGCCTAAGGTGGTTTGCAATGAGAGGAGGTTCAAGATATTTGATTTGGAAGTGGGAGCTATCTTGGGTGTGTCGAACTCTGAGGTTCCTGTGTTGCAAGCTGTGTATTCGAGTATGAAAGGGCTTATCAAGATCCATAACCCTAGCGTGGTGATTACTGTGGCTGATGCTGATCCTAATGTGAAGAAAGCTTTGAAAATGGCTACCGAGACTAACCTTAATGGCACTGCATTGGTTCTTCTTCCTAGAGCTTCTATCTCCAAGGTTCTGTGGATGGCTGATTTAAGATCAACAGCTTTGCCAA ACTGGAATAAGATGAGAGTCTCAGTGAACATCATCACACAAAACCGAGCTCAATCTTTACTAAGATTGCTTAGGTCTTTGAGCAATGCATACTATCTTGGCGACGAGATACCTATCAGCTTCAACATGGATAGCAAAGTGGACGAAGAGACGATCAAAGTAGTGACCACATTCGACTGGCCTCACGGACCAAAAACCTTAAGAAGAAGAATCATTCAAGGAGGATTAATCCGAGCCGTGAGTGAGAGTTGGTACCCAGCTTCTGATGATGACTTTGGTCTCTTACTTGAAGACGACATTGAAGTCTCTCCTTATTATTACCTTTGGATCAAATACTCTCTCCTCGCTTACCACTACGACCCTCAAATCTCTTTCCCGGAACTAGCCTCCATCTCTCTTTACACACCCAAGATCGTCGAGGTCGTTAAAGAGAGACCTAAATGGAACCCGACAGACTTCTTCAAACAGATCCACCCACACACACCGTACCTTCACCAGTTACCTTGCAGTTGGGGAGCTGTCTTCTTCCCAAAGCAATGGAGAGAGTTCTACGTCTACATGAACATGAGATTCACCGAGAACGCGAAAGCTAATCCTGTTCAGATTCCTAAATCAAGAACCAACGGTTGGCAAGCTTCTTGGAAGAAGTTCTTGATCGACATGATGTACCTTAGAGGGTACGTTAGTCTCTACCCGAACTTCCCTAACCAGCAGAGCTTCTCAACCAACCACATGGAACCAGGAGCTCACATTGCAGCCAAAGACAACGTGgtgaaacacaacaaaaccGACTTCGAAGTTCCTTTGCTTATGGATGATTTCAGAAACTTCTTACCGAACCAGAAACTCCCTCCGGCTTCAAAGCTTCCGTCACTCAACCTCTTTAACATGCCGGTTTCTCTTAAAGGCCTTAAAGCTGCAGGTGCTAAGCTTGGTCAAGATGTTCTTCGTTGCAACAATATATCTGAGATTGTTGCCGTCAATCATCAGACAGGTTTACCAGCTAGATGCATGAAATTCTGA
- the LOC103845484 gene encoding homeobox-leucine zipper protein REVOLUTA: protein MEMAVANHRERSSDSMNRHLDSSGKYVRYTAEQVEALERVYAECPKPSSLRRQQLIRECSILANIEPKQIKVWFQNRRCRDKQRKEASRLQSVNRKLSAMNKLLMEENDRLQKQVSQLVCENGYMKQQLTTTVVNDPSCDSVVTTPQHSLRDANSPAGLLSIAEETLAEFLSKATGTAVDWVQMPGMKPGPDSVGIFAISQRCSGVAARACGLVSLEPVKIAEILKDRPSWFRDCRSLEVFTMFPAGNGGTIELVYMQTYAPTTLAPARDFWTLRYTTSLDNGSFVVCERSLSGSGAGPNAASASQFVRAEMLSSGYLIRPCDGGGSIIHIVDHLNLEAWSVPDVLRPLYESSKVVAQKMTISALRYIRQLAQESNGELVYGLGRQPAVLRTFSQRLSRGFNDAVNGFGDDGWSTMHCDGAEDIIVAINSTKHLNNMSNSLSFLGGVLCAKASMLLQNVPPAVLIRFLREHRSEWADFNVDAYSAATLKAGSFAYPGMRPTRFTGSQIIMPLGHTIEHEEMLEVVRLEGHSLAQEDAFMSRDVHLLQICTGIDENAVGACSELIFAPINEMFPDDAPLVPSGFRVIPVDAKTGDAQDLLTANHRTLDLTSSLEVGPTPENASGNSSSSSSSRCILTIAFQFPFENNLQDNVAGMACQYVRSVISSVQRVAMAISPSGISPSLGSKLSPGSPEAVTLAQWISQSYTHHLGSELLTVDSLGSNDSVLKLLWDHQDAILCCSLKPQPVFMFANQAGLDMLETTLVALQDITLEKIFDESGRKALCSDFAKLMQQGYACLPSGICLSTMGRHVTYEQAVAWKVFAPAAASSENNDGNDNTLHCLAFSFVNWSFV from the exons ATGGAGATGGCGGTGGCGAATCACCGAGAGAGAAGCAGTGATAGCATGAACAGACATTTAGACAGCAGCGGCAAGTACGTCAGGTACACCGCTGAGCAAGTCGAGGCCCTCGAGCGTGTCTACGCCGAGTGTCCCAAGCCTAGCTCGCTCCGGAGACAGCAGTTGATCCGTGAATGTTCTATCTTGGCCAACATCGAGCCTAAGCAGATCAAAGTCTGGTTCCAAAACCGGAG GTGTCGAGATAAGCAGAGGAAAGAGGCGTCGAGGCTCCAGAGCGTAAACAGGAAGCTTTCGGCTATGAACAAGCTGTTGATGGAGGAGAACGATAGGTTGCAGAAGCAAGTTTCTCAGCTCGTCTGTGAAAATGGATACATGAAGCAGCAGCTTACTACTACTGTT GTGAATGATCCAAGCTGTGATTCTGTGGTGACAACTCCTCAGCATTCGCTTAGAGACGCTAATAGTCCTGCTGG gCTGCTCTCGATCGCAGAGGAGACATTGGCAGAGTTCCTATCCAAGGCTACAGGAACTGCTGTTGATTGGGTTCAGATGCCTGGGATGAAG CCTGGTCCGGATTCGGTTGGGATCTTTGCTATATCGCAAAGATGCAGTGGGGTGGCAGCTCGAGCCTGTGGTCTTGTTAGTTTAGAGCCTGTCAAG ATTGCAGAGATACTCAAAGATAGGCCATCTTGGTTCCGTGACTGTAGGAGCCTTGAAGTCTTCACTATGTTCCCGGCTGGTAACGGCGGCACCATTGAGCTCGTCTATATGCAGACATATGCACCAACGACTCTGGCTCCTGCCCGCGATTTCTGGACCCTGAGATACACAACGAGCCTAGACAATGGCAGTTTTGTG gTTTGTGAGAGGTCACTCTCTGGTTCTGGTGCTGGTCCTAACGCTGCATCAGCTTCTCAGTTTGTAAGAGCAGAAATGCTTTCTAGTGGGTATCTAATAAGGCCTTGTGATGGTGGCGGTTCCATTATTCACATTGTCGATCACCTTAATCTTGAG GCTTGGAGTGTTCCCGATGTGCTTCGACCCCTTTACGAGTCATCTAAAGTCGTAGCACAGAAAATGACCATTTCA GCATTGAGGTATATCAGGCAACTAGCTCAAGAGTCTAATGGTGAATTAGTGTATGGATTAGGAAGACAGCCTGCTGTTTTAAGAACATTTAGCCAAAGATTAAGCAG GGGTTTTAATGATGCGGTTAATGGGTTTGGTGACGACGGATGGTCTACAATGCATTGTGATGGGGCTGAAGACATAATCGTTGCTATTAACTCTACAAAGCATTTGAATAATATGTCTAATTCTCTTTCCTTCCTTGGAGGTGTCCTTTGTGCCAAGGCTTCTATGCTTCTCCAA AATGTTCCTCCTGCGGTTTTGATCCGGTTTCTAAGAGAGCATCGGTCCGAGTGGGCTGACTTCAATGTTGATGCATATTCTGCTGCAACGCTTAAAGCCGGTTCTTTTGCTTATCCGGGTATGAGGCCTACAAGGTTCACCGGGAGCCAAATCATAATGCCTCTAGGACATACCATCGAACACGAAGAA ATGCTTGAAGTTGTTAGACTAGAAGGTCATTCTCTTGCACAAGAAGATGCGTTCATGTCCCGTGATGTCCATCTTCTTCAG ATATGTACTGGGATTGATGAGAACGCTGTTGGAGCATGTTCAGAACTAATATTTGCTCCCATCAATGAGATGTTCCCGGATGATGCTCCACTTGTTCCTTCTGGATTCAGAGTCATACCCGTTGATGCTAAAACG GGAGATGCGCAAGATCTGTTGACCGCTAACCACCGGACGCTAGACTTGACTTCTAGCCTTGAGGTTGGTCCAACACCAGAGAACGCTTCTGGAAACTCTTCTTCTAGCTCAAGCTCAAGATGTATCCTCACCATCGCGTTTCAGTTCCCTTTTGAAAACAACTTGCAAGACAATGTTGCTGGTATGGCTTGTCAGTACGTGCGGAGCGTGATCTCATCGGTTCAACGTGTTGCAATGGCCATCTCACCCTCTGGGATAAGCCCAAGTCTGGGATCCAAACTGTCCCCGGGGTCTCCTGAAGCTGTTACACTTGCCCAATGGATCTCACAAAGTTACAC TCACCACTTAGGCTCGGAGTTGCTGACGGTTGACTCGCTTGGAAGCAACGACTCGGTATTGAAACTTCTATGGGATCACCAAGATGCCATTTTGTGTTGCTCTTTAAAG CCTCAGCCAGTGTTTATGTTCGCGAACCAAGCTGGTTTAGACATGTTAGAGACGACGCTTGTAGCCTTACAAGACATTACACTCGAAAAGATCTTTGATGAATCTGGTCGAAAGGCTCTCTGCTCCGATTTCGCCAAGCTAATGCAAcag GGATATGCATGCTTGCCTTCAGGAATATGTTTGTCTACGATGGGAAGACATGTGACTTATGAACAAGCTGTTGCTTGGAAAGTGTTTGCTCCTGCTGCTGCATCATCCGAAAACAACGATGGCAATGATAATACTTTGCACTGTCTTGCTTTCTCCTTTGTAAACTGGTCGTTTGTGTAA